The genomic interval CCGCTCGCCCTCTTTCCGGCCCATTCTTTTCGCCAGGCTGCCGGCGACATAATTACGAATAACAACTTCCACCGGAACGATATCAACCTTGCGCGCCAGCATTTCACGATCGGAAAACCGGCTGATAAAATGACTCTGGACGCCGTTTTCGGCAAGCAGGGTAAACAGTTTCGCTGAAACCCGGTTATTGATTACACCCTTGTCAAGAATGGTTCCCTTCTTGGCGCCGTTAAAAGCCGTCGCATCATCCTTGAAATAAAGAATATTCTTATCCGGATCATCCGTCGCATAGATGATCTTGGCCTTGCCTTCATATAGTTTTTCCCGCCGTTCCATAGACGCAATACCCTTTCCCGACAATTATCATTAAGCCTCGAAAACCCGGGCAAAAATTTTTCCCACCTGGCGCAACTGATGTTCCAGGCTGAACCTTTCTTCTATTGCAGAGGGCTGCAGATAAAGCGCGATATCTTTATCCCTGAGCAGGTACTCCTTAAAGGAACCACCATCATTAAAGGCCTGCATGGCGTTACGCTGCACCCAGCGGTAAGCGTCCTCACGAACCACCCCGGCCCGGGCCAGGGCCAGAAGAATCCCCTGTGAATAGATCGTCCCGCCGGTTAATTCAAGATTATGAAGCATCCGTTCCGGATAAACCACTAGTTTTTCCATCATCGCGGCAAAACGATGAAGCATAAAATCAAGCAGGATCGTCGCATCCGGGGCGATTACCCGTTCAACCGAGGAATGACTGATATCGCGTTCGTGCCAGAGTGCAACGTTCTCCATCGCCGCCAGCGCCTGCGCCCGCACCAGCCGGGCCAACCCGCAAAGATTTTCGGAAAGCACGGGATTGCGTTTATGCGGCATGGCCGACGAGCCCTTCTGCCCGGCATGAAAGAATTCCTCCGCCTCGCCGACCTCGGTTCTCTGCAGATGACGAATCTCGGTCGCAAATTTTTCAATTGAAGCGGCCACCAGCGCCAAGGTTGTGAAGAAAAAGGCGTGTCGATCACGCTGCACGATCTGGCTTGAAGCCGGGGCCGGCTGCAAGCCCAGACGCCGGCAGACCGCTTCCTCAATTTCCGGCTCGATATTGGCGAAGGTTCCGACCGCGCCGGAAATCTTGCCGACCGCGATATCAGTGAGCGCCGCTTCCAGACGGCGCCGCTGGCGCTGCATTTCATCATACCAGATGGCAAACTTGAGCCCAACCGTTATCGGTTCAGCGTGAATTCCGTGCGAGCGCCCGATCATGGGACAATCCTTGAATTCAAAGGCTCTTTTCCTGAGCGCTGCCATAACTTTAGCCAGACCTGCAAGCAGCAGTTCCCCGGCCTCTTTCAGCTGTAGGGCCAGGGCTGTATCCAGGACATCGGACGAGGTCAACCCTAAATGAATAAAGCGCGAGGCCGGGCCGACATGCTCGGCCACCGAGGTCAGAAAAGCGATGACATCATGACGAACCTCGGTTTCAATCTGGTTGATTCGAGAAATATCAAAAGCCGCCTTCGCCTTGATTTCCTGCCACGACGCGGCTGGAATCTCGCCATTATCGGCAAAAACCTCGCACACCGCCAGCTC from Pseudomonadota bacterium carries:
- a CDS encoding adenylosuccinate lyase gives rise to the protein MIERYSRPEMCRIWSEENKFSSWLKVELAVCEVFADNGEIPAASWQEIKAKAAFDISRINQIETEVRHDVIAFLTSVAEHVGPASRFIHLGLTSSDVLDTALALQLKEAGELLLAGLAKVMAALRKRAFEFKDCPMIGRSHGIHAEPITVGLKFAIWYDEMQRQRRRLEAALTDIAVGKISGAVGTFANIEPEIEEAVCRRLGLQPAPASSQIVQRDRHAFFFTTLALVAASIEKFATEIRHLQRTEVGEAEEFFHAGQKGSSAMPHKRNPVLSENLCGLARLVRAQALAAMENVALWHERDISHSSVERVIAPDATILLDFMLHRFAAMMEKLVVYPERMLHNLELTGGTIYSQGILLALARAGVVREDAYRWVQRNAMQAFNDGGSFKEYLLRDKDIALYLQPSAIEERFSLEHQLRQVGKIFARVFEA